The genomic interval TCGCCCCGAGCGGTGAATGTCTGGATCCGGTCATTGTAGAAGTCGGCCACAAAGACCTCACCGTTGGGCCCCAAGGCGATGGACGTTGTGGTTGTGAACCAGCTTTTGAACGGCCCGTAAAGGCCGATGGCGAAGGGGCCTCCCCACTTGCGCAGAAAGTCGCCCGTCGTATCGAAGGCCTGGACACGATTACCGTAGCCATCGGCCACGTAGAGCATCCCATCCTTTCCCAGCGCTACGTCGGTGGGATAGGTAAACTTCCCGGCACCCCTGCCTGTCACACCGGTTGTTCCCCACTGTTGTACGAAAGAGCCATCCGCCCGCAAATGCTGTACACGATGGTTATAAAAGTCCGCCACGAACAGATCACCGTTGTCCGCTACGGCAACACCGCCGGGCGCGTTAAACTGGCCAGGCCCCTTCCCGGGGCTGCCAATCATACTCAGCGGCTCGCCAGTCAGGCTGAACACCTGAATCCGGTCGTTCATGTATTCGGGCACGTAGAGTTTATCGTCGTGAATGGTCAGATTCATGGGGCGCCCGAGTTCACCGATCTCATCGCCGGGCGTACCGAATTTACGCTTGAAGTGTCCTTGGTGATCGAAAACCTGGATACGTCCGTTGCGGGCATCGGAGACGAAAACCTCGGTGTCTGTTACCGCAACACCGGTGGGATCATTGAGTTGCCCTGGAGCACTGCCTTTTTCGCCCCAGGCAAGCGTCAGCGAGTAGGGCGGTTCCTGATTCCGGTTGATAGCTCCGCCTGCGTAGCCAAGCAGAGTGATTACTGCCACCAACCCGAGCGCAATGTAGGCCAGCCATTGTCCAACGTTTTTCATGATGCCCTCAAACCCTAGAAGTTGCGGCGAAAGCCAACGCGTACAATGTAATTGTCCTGAATGGCGTCGCCATTGGGATCTTCGGCGACGGGCAGTTGTACTGTGCCCTCGACGACCCAGCGTCGTGTGATGTATTGCACGCCTGGCGCCAGCAGCCACTGAGTACCACCGGAATTGGCATCCGTAACCCTGCCAATCTCGTTGCGCTCGTGGTGAACAAAACTGGATTCGAGCAGGGCGTAGGTAAAGCCCGGTGTGCCGGAGACGCCTTCAAGGCTGAGCGGCCACACCCGGTATTGCAGTGAGGCGTCAAGGCGGGTCTCGTCGCCGTGAGCGAAGCCGTCGTGGCGCCCATTTTCGCGGTAAAGGAACTGCGCGTCCATTTGGTACTGCAGCGTCTGATAGGTGGCTACCACACCGCCAAACCCATCCCAGGCTCCGTCACCAACCTGCAATGGGCGTGGCAGTTCGCCAAAACGATCGCGGTCGTCACTGTCCCCGGTTGGTGCAGTGAGCCCGAAAATCGGCGCGACCCGGAAGGTGCCGCCGGTGAAGTCGTCCTGGTAAACCGTGTAACGCCCGAACAGCGAGACGTCGCCGATGCCGCCGGTATCCCGCTCAATTCGGCCCATGGGAGTGGTGACGTCCAGTGCCTTGTTGAAAAAGTAAGGGATAACGCCGAACACCGCGAGCTTCGGGGTAATGCCATAGCCGAGTACGCTGCCCAGAGCCTGGACCGAGACCTCACGATCCATGGGGCCACCGTCGGAACGTTCCCGCAAGACCAGTTGCTCCCGCCAGATGGTTTCACCCTGCGGCACGGGCAGAGCCGTGTTAAAGGTGTTGGGTGCTGCTTGTGCCGAAGGCACACCGATCAGTACCAGGGCGCCGACCAGCAGGGACAAGCCTATTGACTGGTTGTTATTTCGCATCACTGCCTCCTGTTTCACCTTCGGCCTCTGAGTATGAGCGCAGCGTGAAGCCGGCCTCGTCGACAGCCTGACGTGCCCGCTCCTCTGAGAGGGTCTTGCCCTCTTCAAGAGTGACACGCACCAGACTCTCACCCACATCGACCTGCACATCGGTGACGCCATCTACTTTATTCAGACGTTTTTCGATGCCATAGGCACAGAAGGGACAGGCCAGGCCGTCCACGCCCAATACGTAGTGTTTGTCGGCTGCTATCGCCGAAACGCTGAAGATTAGGGCTGCTAAAACCAAGAAATATTGCTTTGACATGACGCGTCCCTCTGGTGAGATGAAACTGCGTTTCGACGGTAGACTCCGTACCAAGAAACGGCGTTAAGGAATTACTCTGTCCGGTTCATGAGGTTTGTGGAATAGCCCGCACCCTGTCCGGGGCAACGGTCGACAAGTGCCTCAAGCCCCTGTCGGATTTGTCGTAACTGGCCAATCTTCTGGTCGACATCGTTCAGCTTTGCCAGCGCCCGTTGCCGCCCATCACCGGCATCGGCGCGGGGGGCGTTCGCAAAAACGAATCGTCTCGACACCAACGCCCACCACGTCAGCCACTTTGCCAATGGTCATGTCTGTCATGGCAGAACTCCCACCCAATAGATTCGAGATATAAGTTTAGTGCCCGTACCACGGTACGGGGTCAAGAGCGCTGAACTTTCTATAGGACTGCAGGGCTTGACTCCGTAGCCGACTACGGAAGTATTTTGAAGATAGCCAGCAAAGTCATGAAGGGAACCGTCGTAATGTCAGAGTTGAAATCAGAGTTCAAATCCGGTCGGGGATCGTTAATCGCAGGCGGGGTCGCAGCAGTGCTCGCATCGGCCTGCTGTCTTGGCCCTCTGGTCCTGATTACCCTCGGTGTTTCCGGTGCCTGGATCGGCAATCTTGCCGCTCTGGAGCCTTACCGGCCGTGGTTTATTGGTGCTGCTCTGGTGGCGATGGTCTTTGCCTGGCGTCGGATATACCGGCCTGCACAGGATTGCCAGCCGGGCGAGGTCTGCGCAGTACCGCAAGTGCGCACCGCTTACAAGATCACCTTCTGGATCGTCGCGCTGCTCGTACTGATTGCGTTGGCGTTCCCTTTCGTCTTACCGCTATTTTACTGAGAGGCCATACATCATGAAAAAGTCCCTGATCACTGCCGTAGTGTTCACGCTGTTCAGCCTGCCTGCCTTGGCGGCGCAAAAGACGGTGACCTTGTCGGTTCCCGGAATGACTTGTTCGGCTTGCCCGATCACCGTCAAAGCCGCTCTCAAGAGGGTTGATGGGGTGAGTTCTGTCCAGGTCCGCTATGAGGAGCGTGATGCGACGGTTATTTTCGACGATGAGAAAACCTCCGTTGAAGCATTAACTCAGGCCACCACCAACGCGGGCTATCCATCCACGCTCAAACAGACCCTGGAAAAACAGGAGTAGCCATCAAAAACCAAGACTTTGTTGCAATAGCACATTCGTTCAGGAGTGGTGTTTATGAGTGATAACGATCTGCACATTGCTGTGATTGGCAGTGGCGGCAGTGCCATGGCCGCCGCTTTGAAGTCGGCGGAACGCGGAGCCCGGGTAACGCTGATCGAGCGTGGCACTCTTGGTGGCACCTGCGTCAATATCGGCTGCGTGCCATCTAAGATCATGATCCGCGCCGCTCACGTAGCCCATCTGCGCCGCACCAGTCCGTTCGACGAGGGCATTGGGGCGGTCGAGCCTTCGATTGATCGGCCCCGGTTGCTGTCCCAGCAACAGGCCCGGGTCGATGAACTTCGTCTTGCGAAATATGAGGGGATTCTCGAAGACAATCCGGCGATCACTGTCCTGCAGGGTGAGGCCCGTTTTACCGATTCCAATACGCTGACAGTGACGGGAGCTGACGGCACGGAAAGCGAAGTATGCTTTGACAGAGCGTTCATCGGTACCGGTGCGCGGCCAGCCATTCCTCCGGTTCCGGGGTTGTCCGATACGCCGTACTGGACGTCCACCACGGCACTGGCCAGCGACACCATTCCAGACCGGCTGACTGTCATCGGGGCGTCCGTCGTGGCAGTGGAGCTGGCACAGGCGTTTGCCCGGCTGGGCAGTGAGGTGACCATCCTGGCGCGTAGCCGGCTGTTTTCCCGTGAAGACCCGGCGGTTGGCGAGGCCATTGAAACCGCGTTCCAGGCCGAGGGTATCAAGGTTCTGAATAACACGCAGGCGAGCCAGATCAGCTATACCAATGAGGAGTTCGTTCTCGCCACGAACGCGGGGAAGCTGCGGGCCGATCGGCTGCTGGTGGCCGTGGGACGCACACCGAACACAGACAAACTGAACCTGGAGGCTATCGGCGTCGAGGCTGCCCGCGGGGCGATTTTAGTCGATAACGGTCTGCGTACCACGGTGCCCGACATCTATGCTGCTGGGGACTGCACCGACCAGCCGCAGTTCGTTTATGTCGCCGCTGCCGGTGGCAGTCGGGCAGCGGTCAATATGACCGGTGGTGATGCGCGGCTCGATCTCAGCGCCATGCCCGAAGTGGTCTTTACCGATCCGCAGATTGCGACCGTCGGTTTGTCTGAAGCCGACGCCGAGGTAAGAGGCTTGGTCACTGACAGCCGCACCCTGACCCTCGACAACGTGCCACGGGCCCTGGTCAATTTTGATACCGGAGGCTTCATCAAACTGGTCGCGGAACGTGAAAGCGGGCGGTTACTGGGTGTGCAATCCGTGGCGGGTGAGGCCGGCGAACTGATCCAGACTGCGGTGATGGCGCTACGTGCGCGCATGACCGTCAACGAGATTGCCGATGAGCTGTTCCCGTACCTGACGATGGTAGAAGGTTTGAAGCTGTGCGCTCAAACCTTTACCAAGGATGTCAAACAACTATCCTGCTGTGCAGGATAAGGTAAGGTAGTCCATGATTTGCATGGGCAAATGCTCTATTAGTGACCTTAGTTGATGAAGTAAACTAATGCCGTAGTCAACTACGGAGTAAGCCCGCATGGTGAATAAAGTAAATCCACTGACTATCGGGGGGCTGGCCAAGGCAACCGGTGTCCATGTCGAGACCATTCGCTATTACCAACGGCGGGGTCTGTTATCGGAGCCCCAGCGCCCTCCCGGCGGAATTAGACGCTATGGTTCTGCCGATATTGATCGATTGACGTTCGTGAAATCGGCGCAGAACCTGGGCTTCAGTCTCGACGAGATTATCGACCTGCTTCGGCTGGAAGATGGCGCCCACTGCCAGGAAGCCAGTATCCTGGCCGAGCACAAACTGGAGTCCGTACGTGGAAAGATCAAAAAGCTCGAGAGGATTGAGAATGTTCTGAGCGACATGGTCGCCCGATGCCATAGGCAAAAAGGGGACGTTCATTGTCCTCTAATTGCGTCATTGCACACCGGGATCATCGAAACCACAGAGGCTTGAAGCAGACCGTTATTGCGACTCGAAGACCAAGGCATTCTCACTTCCTGAAAAACATTAGCCGAGCTCTCCCAAAACTGGAAATGTGGATAGCATCCATGTGGCAAGCCGAGTCATTTGACCGGTTAACACCATCACGCCCATGACAATCAACACCAAACCAGCCAGCGCTCTCAGAAACCTGCTCCAGCGGCTCAGGCCGCGCATGCGCTTGCGAAAATGCTCAATGAACAGGGCGCTCCCAAGAAAAGGCAACGCCAGTCCCAACGAATATATTGCCAGATACAGCATTCCCGTTTCGGCGTTGGCATGCGTAGAGCTCAGAGCCAGAATGGCCCCAAGTATGGGACCAATACAGGGCGTCCATCCGACGGCAAAGGCCACACCCAGCAAAAAGGCCGCCGTTGGCCTCCCACCTTCCAGTGTCTGCCCCAGGCGCCAGTCGCGTTGCAGTGCGGGCATGCTCCACCAACCCAGCATGAATAGCCCCATCAGCAAAATCAGTGTGCCTGCCACCAGATTGGCTTCCTGACGGTAGGCCATCAGCCATTGGCCCAGGAGGCTGGCGCTCGCACCGAGCGCGACAAAAACCAAACTGAACCCCATCACAAAACAAAGGCTCAACCAAAAAGCCTTCAACCTATTTGAGGCTTCGCTTACCGCGCCGCCGGTCACAACGGATAGATAACCCGGTACGAGCGGAAGGGTACAAGGGGAGAAGAAGGACACAAGGCCGCCGAGAAAGGCGGCCAGAGTGCCCCAGGTTGCGAGGTCCGGCATATCAGAACTCGTATCGTTTGACGCTTTGAGCCTTGCCGTCGGCGGTAAATGCCATCACGTCATAGTTATCCTGCCTGCCGGTTTCCATGCCTGGTGTGCCATGTGGCATGCCAGGGACAGCGAGGCCGAGTATTTTGTCGCCGAATGGTTGAGAACGTGATTTCAGGTAGGCCTTGATGTCGTCCGCTGGAACATGACCCTCGATCACCACGCCGTCGATAATGCCGGTATGACAAGAAGCCATGTCCCGTGGAATCTGATGTTGGGTTTTGATTTCGTTGATGTTGCTCGTGTTCTCAATGTTCACTTCGAATCCATTGCTCTCAAGGTGCTCTGCCCAGTCGGCACAGCATGAACAATTGGGGCTCTTGTAAACGGTAATTGCATGATCGGTTTTACCCGATACGCCGTTTACTAGAGTGGGTTCCGCTTGCATTTTGGAACGATCCTCGGCGGACATGCCGGACATCATTCCCATCATGCCGCCCATGGTCTCCATGTGTTCGCCCATCATGCCCATACCTTGCTGTTCAGGCTTGTGGGCAAAAGCGGAAACGCTAGCGATGGCGGCGGCAAGAACAGCACCTGCACCGATCATTTTGAACGTAGTGGTTTTCATCGTCATTCTCCTTACGCGCAGATCCGGATCCGTGTAGCCATTGCCAGAACTGCTTTTGTGTTCGAGCGGATATTCTTGTGCCGAGCTTTGGAGCCCGGACTCGGCGGAACAGTGGTTCAGGAGCGAGAATCAGGTGGGGGCGTGAGAACGTCTGAGATAGGACTCTGATATTCCGCACTGATCGGTGCGGCACGAAAACCTGTGGTGGGCCGAATACTTGGAATGGAGCTTGCGCCTGTTAGCGCATATAGCGGTATTAAGGGGCATTGCGCTGCGATCCGCAAACAGTTCATCTTCTCAGGATCACTGCAGTTCGTCGGTACCTTGGCGGTGCCAGATTCCAAATCAGCCGAATAATCTTGACCCATTCCACGGCAATGAGTCTCACTGCCAATCGCATCAGTGGCACCCATTGCTACCCCAGCTAGACCCGATGGTACGGTGCCGAGCAAAAGCAGAATACTTAGCAATGCGGTGGTGACGTTTCGGAAGAGCATTGGTCGACCCGGATTAAATACCAAAGGTGATCATAAAACCCTTGAGCTGCTCATACGTCAAGCACTGGGCTAGGTTATACCGATACCACCTCTGAGAACCAAGTCACTAACGCACTCACGCTACCTTTCTTCCCAATTCACAGAGGTAATATTTAATGCCTCAACTGCATGTCCCGGCGGATTGGCAAGAACAACTACGGAAGGAAAACGGCTGGTGTGGTCGGTGCTTATGCAGGTGCCTATTGTGGGTATGCTGCCGCGACGGCTGGCGCTTCAGTACCAATCCCCACTCCCGCGATAGTTAGATGGCCTGGTCTCGGATAGGCCCAAGTCACCAGTCTTCTGCGTGCAATCCTCAGGGTGCCTTCGGAGAGCTTGCTTTTTTCAGCTTCAGCCAGTTCTCAGCCACTATCTTGAAGGTATCGCTTTTCTCTTGCTCAGCGGCTTTCTCCTGCTTTTTGAACTCATCGGGGTCTACGCCGTCAGCGATTAACGCTCGTGCCTCGGACTGTCGATTTCGGGCGAATTTCAGTGAAACGTCTGGGTGTACCCAAAAGGTTGTGGCTGAGCATAGATATAGATGGACTAAGGACGGACTGGATTTCAGGTAGAAATCGTTTTAAAACGATTGGATGTGGAGGGTCTTGATGGAAGGGTAACTGGTACCCCCGGCAGGACTCGAACCTGCTACCTTCCCCTTAGGAGGGGGACGCTCTATCCAGATGAGCTACGGGGGCAATTTCTCAGGAAGGGCGGTATGATAGCGGTCTGAAGCGGGCGGCTCAAGGTGTAGCCCAGATTCCTAGGTATCCCGGAGTGAACGTTGCCTGATCAGTTTTTCCTAAGTGTGGTGATGCCGGTGTGGAACGAAGCAACCGGCATTGAAAGTACCCTCAAAGCGCTGGCGCCGCTGAGACGTGCCGGCCACGAAATCATTGTGGTGGATGCTGGCAGTGACGATGGCACTGCTGCGCTCGCACGGCCACTGTGCGATCGGGTTGTCGATGCGGAAAAGGGCCGTGCCGCCCAAATGAACGCCGGTGCAACGGTCGCCCGTGGCAATTTGTTGCTCTTCCTGCATGCCGATACCCGGCTTCCTTCCGATGCTCTCCCGCGTTTACAGAACTTTATGGCGACCCGCCGTGCCTGGGGTCGGTTCGATGTGCGCTTGAGCGCGCAGCGGCCTCTGTTTCGTGTGATAGCCTGGTTCATGAACACCCGGTCCCGGTTGACGGGAATCTGCACCGGCGATCAGGCTATGTTCGTTCGCCGTGATGTGTTTGAAGCTCTGGGTGGTTTTCAGTTGCTGCCGCTGATGGAAGACGTCGAGTTTTCCCGGCGCCTGCGTCTGGCCTCCCGTCCGTTTTGTGTTCGTTCGCCCGTGATCACCGACAGCCGGCGCTGGGAAAAATTGGGGCCGTGGCGTACGATTTTTCTGATGTGGCGGTTACGCTGGCGCTATTGGCGCGGCGAGTCGCCGGAATCCCTGGCCCAGGCCTACCGCTCGGATGTCCGCAATGCCTGATACCAACTGCTCGAAAGCAGTGTTAATGCAATTCGCTAAATGGCCGGAAGAGGGCCGGGTAAAGACACGTTTGATGCCGGCGCTCGGTGCCGGTGGTGCTCTTCGCGCTCACGTCACCCTGACTCTGGCGGTTCTCGACAACCTCTGTGCCACCGGTTATCCGGTGCAATTCTGGTGGGATCGCGAACTTGAACGGGTTCCTTTGGAGGCCGATTCTATCGTGCATAACCTGGAATGCGCTGGCCTGGAGCAGAAAATCCAGCAAGGTGGGACGCTCGGCGACCGGATGCTGGCTGCGCTGACCTCTTCTCTGGAGCAGCACTCCCGGGCCGTGGTGATTGGCAGCGATTGCCCCTCGGTGGATCCACAATACGTGCGTCAGGCGCTGGATAAGCTGAATGAATTTGATGTGGTGCTCGGTCCGTCTGATGACGGCGGCTACGTCCTGATCGGCGCCAGCCGCGTGGTGCCGGGTATGCTGGATGACATTGACTGGGGAAGTGAGCGGGTTCTGGCGCAAACCCAGGCCCGGCTTGAACAGCTGGGGCTCTGCGTCAGTTTGCTGGAGCCCCGCTGGGATGTGGACGAGCCCGAAGACTGGGCTCGCTTTCAGCGCCTGATTGAGGCCTAGTTCAGCCGGCTGGCACCGGTGGCAGGGCCATCAATCGGCTCAGGCTGCCATCGGCATTGGTTTTCTCTTGGCCCGTGACCACCTGCAAGGCGCGCTGCCGTTCAATAATTGCCTGCTTGAACGTCTCCACTAGTTCCGCTTTGGTTACGGATGCAATGGCGTTGGCCAGTTTTTCTCGGGAGTCAAAGCCGGCGGCGTTGCGGTCGATTTCGCGCCAGTAACGGCTGGAAATGTCTCCGAGCTTGCGGTCGCGTTCCAGTAATTTGCTGATCACCGCCTGCTTTTCGCGCTTTAGGCTGGCTTCGTCCAGGCCAGAGATAGTCGCTTCAAACCCTTCGGAAAACTCCCGCACGGCCTGATCAATCTGCGCCGGGCTGGCGCCTGGAGACTGCACTACAAAACCAAGAGCCGGGGTTTCCAGTATCTCGAAAGGCGTAGCGTAGACGATGTACCCAAGCTGCCGGTTGGTGCGCAGTTCTTCGTAGAACGGGCTGCTGATGATTTGCGCCAGCAGCCGGAAACGCGCGCGCTCCTTAAAGCCGGTATTGTCGCCTTGAGTGTAAAGGGTGTAGCCGGTGTCCGGATGTTCAACGTCCAGGGTCACCTGGGTTTCCTGTGCCGGAAGCTGACGTACCCGGCTCCGGTCGACGGTGGCTATGGCGCTGTCATCAAGCACGACCGCCCGAACCTGCTGCGCCAGGTTGAGCGCGTAGGCGTGGGTGAGGTTGCCGTGGGCCAGCATCACCGGGTCCACCTCGGCCAGCAATGCCTTTGAGAACGACTTCAGTTCGTCCAGAGTGACTTCCCGGGCCGCGGCCAATTTGTCCTCGGTGC from Marinobacter sp. LA51 carries:
- the merR gene encoding Hg(II)-responsive transcriptional regulator, which produces MVNKVNPLTIGGLAKATGVHVETIRYYQRRGLLSEPQRPPGGIRRYGSADIDRLTFVKSAQNLGFSLDEIIDLLRLEDGAHCQEASILAEHKLESVRGKIKKLERIENVLSDMVARCHRQKGDVHCPLIASLHTGIIETTEA
- a CDS encoding heavy-metal-associated domain-containing protein produces the protein MSKQYFLVLAALIFSVSAIAADKHYVLGVDGLACPFCAYGIEKRLNKVDGVTDVQVDVGESLVRVTLEEGKTLSEERARQAVDEAGFTLRSYSEAEGETGGSDAK
- the merP gene encoding mercury resistance system periplasmic binding protein MerP; amino-acid sequence: MKKSLITAVVFTLFSLPALAAQKTVTLSVPGMTCSACPITVKAALKRVDGVSSVQVRYEERDATVIFDDEKTSVEALTQATTNAGYPSTLKQTLEKQE
- a CDS encoding TIGR04282 family arsenosugar biosynthesis glycosyltransferase; translated protein: MQFAKWPEEGRVKTRLMPALGAGGALRAHVTLTLAVLDNLCATGYPVQFWWDRELERVPLEADSIVHNLECAGLEQKIQQGGTLGDRMLAALTSSLEQHSRAVVIGSDCPSVDPQYVRQALDKLNEFDVVLGPSDDGGYVLIGASRVVPGMLDDIDWGSERVLAQTQARLEQLGLCVSLLEPRWDVDEPEDWARFQRLIEA
- a CDS encoding TIGR04283 family arsenosugar biosynthesis glycosyltransferase codes for the protein MPDQFFLSVVMPVWNEATGIESTLKALAPLRRAGHEIIVVDAGSDDGTAALARPLCDRVVDAEKGRAAQMNAGATVARGNLLLFLHADTRLPSDALPRLQNFMATRRAWGRFDVRLSAQRPLFRVIAWFMNTRSRLTGICTGDQAMFVRRDVFEALGGFQLLPLMEDVEFSRRLRLASRPFCVRSPVITDSRRWEKLGPWRTIFLMWRLRWRYWRGESPESLAQAYRSDVRNA
- a CDS encoding integrase arm-type DNA-binding domain-containing protein, translated to MKSSPSLVHLYLCSATTFWVHPDVSLKFARNRQSEARALIADGVDPDEFKKQEKAAEQEKSDTFKIVAENWLKLKKASSPKAP
- the merA gene encoding mercury(II) reductase, giving the protein MSDNDLHIAVIGSGGSAMAAALKSAERGARVTLIERGTLGGTCVNIGCVPSKIMIRAAHVAHLRRTSPFDEGIGAVEPSIDRPRLLSQQQARVDELRLAKYEGILEDNPAITVLQGEARFTDSNTLTVTGADGTESEVCFDRAFIGTGARPAIPPVPGLSDTPYWTSTTALASDTIPDRLTVIGASVVAVELAQAFARLGSEVTILARSRLFSREDPAVGEAIETAFQAEGIKVLNNTQASQISYTNEEFVLATNAGKLRADRLLVAVGRTPNTDKLNLEAIGVEAARGAILVDNGLRTTVPDIYAAGDCTDQPQFVYVAAAGGSRAAVNMTGGDARLDLSAMPEVVFTDPQIATVGLSEADAEVRGLVTDSRTLTLDNVPRALVNFDTGGFIKLVAERESGRLLGVQSVAGEAGELIQTAVMALRARMTVNEIADELFPYLTMVEGLKLCAQTFTKDVKQLSCCAG
- a CDS encoding NHL repeat-containing protein, which codes for MKNVGQWLAYIALGLVAVITLLGYAGGAINRNQEPPYSLTLAWGEKGSAPGQLNDPTGVAVTDTEVFVSDARNGRIQVFDHQGHFKRKFGTPGDEIGELGRPMNLTIHDDKLYVPEYMNDRIQVFSLTGEPLSMIGSPGKGPGQFNAPGGVAVADNGDLFVADFYNHRVQHLRADGSFVQQWGTTGVTGRGAGKFTYPTDVALGKDGMLYVADGYGNRVQAFDTTGDFLRKWGGPFAIGLYGPFKSWFTTTTSIALGPNGEVFVADFYNDRIQTFTARGDYLTAFGTPPENPGHTAMAVDVGRDGAVWSVNFADNRVEKWKAINP
- the merT gene encoding mercuric ion transporter MerT: MSELKSEFKSGRGSLIAGGVAAVLASACCLGPLVLITLGVSGAWIGNLAALEPYRPWFIGAALVAMVFAWRRIYRPAQDCQPGEVCAVPQVRTAYKITFWIVALLVLIALAFPFVLPLFY
- a CDS encoding cytochrome c biogenesis CcdA family protein, giving the protein MPDLATWGTLAAFLGGLVSFFSPCTLPLVPGYLSVVTGGAVSEASNRLKAFWLSLCFVMGFSLVFVALGASASLLGQWLMAYRQEANLVAGTLILLMGLFMLGWWSMPALQRDWRLGQTLEGGRPTAAFLLGVAFAVGWTPCIGPILGAILALSSTHANAETGMLYLAIYSLGLALPFLGSALFIEHFRKRMRGLSRWSRFLRALAGLVLIVMGVMVLTGQMTRLATWMLSTFPVLGELG
- a CDS encoding transporter, which codes for MRNNNQSIGLSLLVGALVLIGVPSAQAAPNTFNTALPVPQGETIWREQLVLRERSDGGPMDREVSVQALGSVLGYGITPKLAVFGVIPYFFNKALDVTTPMGRIERDTGGIGDVSLFGRYTVYQDDFTGGTFRVAPIFGLTAPTGDSDDRDRFGELPRPLQVGDGAWDGFGGVVATYQTLQYQMDAQFLYRENGRHDGFAHGDETRLDASLQYRVWPLSLEGVSGTPGFTYALLESSFVHHERNEIGRVTDANSGGTQWLLAPGVQYITRRWVVEGTVQLPVAEDPNGDAIQDNYIVRVGFRRNF
- a CDS encoding DUF411 domain-containing protein — protein: MQAEPTLVNGVSGKTDHAITVYKSPNCSCCADWAEHLESNGFEVNIENTSNINEIKTQHQIPRDMASCHTGIIDGVVIEGHVPADDIKAYLKSRSQPFGDKILGLAVPGMPHGTPGMETGRQDNYDVMAFTADGKAQSVKRYEF